From Streptomyces qinzhouensis, one genomic window encodes:
- a CDS encoding A/G-specific adenine glycosylase, giving the protein MTDTTTAPAPAAGSAGEPSASDAASLHSPVIAWFDEHARDLPWRRPDAGAWGVMVSEFMLQQTPVSRVLPVYEQWLARWPRPADLAAEPAGEAVRAWGRLGYPRRALRLHGAAQAIAERHGGDVPSDHAQLLALPGIGEYTAAAVASFAYGQRHAVLDTNVRRVFARASTGIQYPPTATTAAERKLARALLPADEATAARWAAASMELGALVCTARGEECGRCPIAAQCAWRLAGKPAHQGAARRGQTYAGTDRQVRGKLLAVLRASHDPVPQSALDSVWHEPVQRARALDGLVADGLVEPLDGGLYRLPG; this is encoded by the coding sequence ATGACTGACACGACGACTGCCCCCGCCCCCGCCGCCGGGTCCGCCGGTGAGCCCTCCGCATCCGATGCCGCGTCCCTCCACAGCCCCGTGATCGCGTGGTTCGACGAGCACGCCCGCGATCTGCCCTGGCGCCGCCCCGACGCGGGCGCCTGGGGTGTGATGGTCTCCGAGTTCATGCTCCAGCAGACCCCCGTCAGCCGGGTGCTTCCCGTGTACGAGCAGTGGCTGGCCCGCTGGCCCCGGCCCGCCGATCTCGCCGCCGAGCCCGCGGGCGAGGCCGTTCGCGCCTGGGGCCGGCTCGGCTACCCCCGCCGGGCGCTGCGGCTGCACGGAGCCGCGCAGGCGATAGCGGAGCGGCACGGCGGGGACGTACCCAGCGATCACGCGCAGTTGCTGGCGCTGCCCGGGATCGGCGAGTACACGGCGGCGGCGGTGGCCTCCTTCGCGTACGGCCAGCGGCACGCCGTCCTGGACACCAACGTCCGGCGGGTCTTCGCCCGCGCCTCGACCGGGATCCAGTACCCGCCGACGGCGACCACCGCCGCCGAGCGGAAACTGGCCCGGGCGCTGCTGCCGGCGGACGAGGCGACCGCGGCCCGCTGGGCGGCCGCCTCCATGGAGCTGGGCGCGCTGGTCTGCACGGCCCGGGGCGAGGAGTGCGGACGCTGCCCGATCGCCGCGCAGTGCGCCTGGCGGCTGGCCGGGAAGCCCGCGCACCAGGGCGCGGCCCGGCGGGGGCAGACGTACGCCGGTACGGACCGTCAGGTGCGGGGCAAGCTGCTGGCGGTGCTGCGGGCGTCGCACGATCCGGTGCCGCAGTCGGCGCTGGACTCGGTGTGGCACGAGCCGGTGCAGCGGGCCAGGGCGCTGGACGGGCTGGTCGCGGACGGGCTGGTCGAACCGCTGGACGGCGGTCTGTACCGGCTGCCGGGCTGA
- a CDS encoding phosphatase PAP2 family protein — MDSSLTRGLYRDITDLAEDTPSWLQHTAEVWTEAGLLLFGVLFVVAWWRARTDSARAVAVAVLAPLATATGYVVSESLKSLFDEERPCRTVTDAAPSLVTCPPTGDWSFPSNHASIAGAAAVALVLAWPRIAALVVPMALLMAFSRVFVGVHYPHDVAVGLVLGGVVTVVFVRLLTRPATALLTSLRTSRTGVIVWFAGPGPVAGAPAAGGRGRSRAAHRRR; from the coding sequence ATGGACAGTTCCCTCACCCGCGGTCTGTACCGCGACATCACCGACCTCGCCGAGGACACACCTTCCTGGCTCCAGCACACCGCCGAGGTGTGGACCGAGGCCGGGCTGCTGCTGTTCGGGGTGCTCTTCGTCGTCGCCTGGTGGCGGGCGCGTACGGACTCCGCCCGGGCCGTCGCCGTCGCCGTCCTGGCGCCGCTCGCCACCGCCACCGGATATGTCGTCAGCGAATCGCTGAAGTCGCTGTTCGACGAGGAGCGCCCCTGCCGGACGGTCACGGACGCGGCCCCCTCCCTGGTGACCTGCCCGCCCACCGGGGACTGGTCCTTCCCCAGCAATCACGCCTCGATAGCCGGTGCCGCGGCCGTCGCCCTGGTGCTGGCCTGGCCGAGGATCGCGGCGCTCGTGGTGCCGATGGCGCTGCTGATGGCGTTCTCCCGGGTCTTCGTCGGTGTCCACTACCCGCACGATGTGGCGGTCGGGCTGGTCCTGGGCGGGGTCGTCACCGTCGTGTTCGTCCGGCTGCTGACCCGGCCCGCGACGGCCCTGCTGACAAGCCTGCGGACGAGCCGTACCGGAGTGATCGTCTGGTTCGCCGGGCCCGGGCCCGTGGCCGGGGCGCCGGCGGCCGGGGGCCGGGGACGCTCCCGGGCGGCGCACCGCCGCCGCTGA
- the disA gene encoding DNA integrity scanning diadenylate cyclase DisA, producing MAANDRAAAPGKSGAGSGTEAQIRAALSSVAPGTALRDGLERILRGNTGGLIVLGMDKSVDSMCTGGFVLDVEFTATRLRELCKLDGALILDKDITKILRAGVQLVPDASIPTEETGTRHRTADRVSKQCGFPVVSVSQSMRLIALYVDGERRVLEESAAILSRANQALATLERYKLRLDEVAGTLSALEIEDLVTVRDVTAVAQRLEMVRRIATEIAEYVVELGTDGRLLTLQLDELIAGVEPERELVVRDYVPEPTSPRAAPGRAQRPRTVDEALAELDALTHPELLELANVARALGYSGSPETLDSALSPRGYRLLAKVPRLPGAIIERLVEHFGGLQKLLAASVDDLQTVDGVGEARARSVREGLSRLAESSILERYV from the coding sequence GTGGCAGCCAACGACCGGGCAGCAGCACCCGGAAAGTCCGGCGCGGGCTCCGGCACCGAAGCACAGATCCGCGCCGCCCTGAGCTCGGTCGCGCCCGGCACCGCCCTCCGGGACGGACTGGAGCGCATCCTCCGCGGCAACACGGGCGGACTGATCGTCCTGGGCATGGACAAGTCCGTCGACTCCATGTGCACCGGCGGTTTCGTACTGGACGTCGAGTTCACCGCGACCCGGCTGCGCGAACTGTGCAAACTGGACGGCGCGCTCATCCTCGACAAGGACATCACCAAGATTCTCCGCGCCGGGGTGCAGCTCGTCCCGGACGCGTCGATCCCCACCGAGGAGACCGGCACCCGGCACCGTACCGCCGACCGGGTCTCCAAGCAGTGCGGCTTCCCCGTCGTCTCCGTCTCCCAGTCCATGCGCCTGATCGCGCTGTACGTGGACGGTGAGCGGCGGGTGCTGGAGGAGTCCGCGGCGATCCTGTCCCGGGCCAATCAGGCCCTCGCCACCCTGGAGCGGTACAAGCTCCGGCTGGACGAGGTCGCGGGCACGCTCTCGGCCCTGGAAATCGAGGATCTGGTCACGGTCCGGGACGTCACGGCCGTGGCGCAGCGGCTGGAGATGGTCCGCCGGATCGCGACCGAGATCGCGGAGTACGTGGTCGAGCTGGGCACCGACGGACGGCTGCTCACCCTCCAGCTCGACGAGCTGATCGCGGGTGTGGAGCCCGAGCGTGAGCTGGTCGTACGGGACTATGTCCCCGAGCCGACCTCGCCCAGAGCCGCCCCGGGCCGGGCCCAGCGGCCCCGCACGGTCGACGAGGCGCTGGCCGAGCTGGACGCGCTCACCCACCCCGAACTGCTGGAACTGGCCAATGTGGCGCGTGCCCTGGGCTACAGCGGCTCGCCCGAGACCCTTGACTCGGCGCTCTCGCCGCGCGGCTACCGGCTGCTGGCGAAGGTTCCGCGGCTGCCCGGGGCGATCATCGAGCGGCTGGTGGAGCACTTCGGCGGTCTGCAGAAGCTGCTCGCGGCGAGCGTGGACGACCTTCAGACGGTCGACGGTGTCGGCGAGGCGCGGGCCAGGAGTGTCCGGGAGGGTCTGTCGCGGCTCGCGGAGTCGTCCATCCTGGAGCGCTACGTCTGA
- the radA gene encoding DNA repair protein RadA has protein sequence MAARTKSAKDRPSYRCTECGWTAVKWLGRCPECQAWGTVEEYGAAPAVRTTAAGRVSAPALPIGQVDGRQATARTTGVPELDRVLGGGLVPGAVVLLAGEPGVGKSTLLLDVAAKAASPEHRTLYVTGEESASQVRLRADRIHALHDQLYLAAETNLASVLGHLDEVKPSLLILDSVQTVASPEIDGAPGGMAQVREVAGALIRASKERGMSTLLVGHVTKDGAIAGPRLLEHLVDVVLHFEGDRHARLRLVRGVKNRYGTTDEVGCFELHDEGITGLADPSGLFLTRRDEPVPGTCLTVTLEGRRPLVAEVQALTVDSQIPSPRRTTSGLETSRVSMMLAVLEQRGRISALGKRDIYSATVGGVKLSEPAADLAIALALASAASDTPLPKNLVAIGEVGLAGEVRRVTGVQRRLAEAHRLGFTHALVPSDPGKVPAGMTVVEVANMGDALRVLPRGRRRSDGEGSAGGPETAPWGTREATARGGRGGARDNGRGNGRDSSRDSGRDIARDEDREPF, from the coding sequence ATGGCTGCCCGTACCAAATCCGCGAAGGACCGTCCGTCCTACCGCTGCACCGAATGCGGCTGGACGGCCGTGAAGTGGCTCGGCCGCTGCCCCGAGTGCCAGGCCTGGGGGACGGTCGAGGAGTACGGCGCAGCCCCCGCCGTGCGCACCACCGCGGCGGGCCGGGTCTCCGCCCCCGCGCTGCCCATCGGCCAGGTCGACGGACGGCAGGCGACCGCCCGCACCACCGGCGTGCCCGAGCTGGACCGGGTGCTGGGCGGCGGGCTGGTCCCGGGGGCCGTGGTGCTGCTCGCCGGGGAGCCGGGCGTCGGCAAGTCGACACTGCTGCTGGACGTCGCGGCCAAGGCGGCGAGCCCCGAGCACCGGACGCTGTATGTGACGGGCGAGGAGTCCGCGAGCCAGGTCCGGCTGCGGGCCGACCGGATCCATGCCCTGCACGACCAGCTGTATCTCGCCGCGGAGACCAATCTCGCCTCCGTCCTCGGCCATCTCGACGAGGTGAAGCCGTCCCTGCTGATCCTCGACTCGGTGCAGACGGTCGCCTCCCCGGAGATCGACGGCGCGCCCGGCGGGATGGCGCAGGTGCGGGAGGTCGCGGGGGCGCTGATCCGGGCCTCCAAGGAGCGGGGCATGTCGACGCTGCTGGTCGGCCATGTCACCAAGGACGGCGCGATCGCCGGTCCCCGGCTGCTGGAGCATCTGGTCGACGTGGTGCTGCACTTCGAGGGCGACCGGCATGCCCGGCTGCGGCTGGTGCGCGGGGTGAAGAACCGCTACGGGACGACGGACGAGGTCGGCTGCTTCGAACTGCACGACGAGGGCATCACCGGTCTCGCCGACCCCTCCGGGCTGTTTCTGACCCGCCGTGACGAGCCCGTGCCCGGCACCTGTCTGACGGTCACTCTGGAGGGCCGCCGACCGCTGGTGGCCGAGGTGCAGGCGCTGACCGTCGACTCGCAGATCCCCTCGCCCCGGCGCACCACCTCCGGTCTGGAGACCTCCCGGGTATCGATGATGCTGGCGGTGCTGGAACAGCGCGGCCGGATCAGCGCGCTCGGCAAGCGGGACATCTACAGCGCCACGGTCGGCGGGGTGAAGCTGTCCGAACCGGCCGCCGATCTGGCGATCGCGCTGGCCCTGGCCTCGGCCGCCAGTGACACCCCGCTGCCGAAGAACCTGGTCGCGATCGGCGAGGTCGGTCTTGCGGGCGAGGTCCGGCGGGTCACGGGCGTCCAGCGGCGGCTCGCCGAGGCCCACCGCCTGGGCTTCACCCATGCGCTGGTGCCGTCCGATCCGGGCAAGGTGCCGGCCGGAATGACCGTCGTCGAGGTCGCGAACATGGGCGACGCGCTGCGGGTGCTGCCGCGCGGCCGCCGCCGGAGCGACGGCGAGGGCTCCGCCGGAGGACCGGAGACCGCGCCCTGGGGCACCCGGGAAGCCACCGCGCGCGGCGGCCGCGGCGGGGCCCGCGACAACGGCCGTGGCAACGGCCGGGACAGCAGCCGGGACAGTGGCCGGGATATCGCCCGTGACGAGGACCGCGAGCCCTTCTGA
- a CDS encoding Ppx/GppA phosphatase family protein yields the protein MRLGVLDVGSNTVHLLVVDAHPGARPLPAHSYKAELRLAELLDEQGAISAAGIERLIGTIGRAMQTAEDQGCQQVLSFATSAVREATNADLVLGRVKAETGVELEVLTGADEARLTFLAVRRWFGWSAGKLLVLDIGGGSLEIAYGIDEEPDAAVSLPLGAGRLTAGMLQGDPPDAEAVRALRRHVRAEIASTVGEFSRFGRPDHIVATSKTFKQLARLAGAARDAEGLYVQRELSHKALTDWVPKLAAMTAAQRAELPGVSVGRARQLLAGALVAEGAMDLFGAQEVEICPWALREGVILRRLDHLPAAPAVGPAVRS from the coding sequence ATGAGACTCGGAGTCCTCGACGTCGGTTCGAACACAGTGCATCTCCTGGTGGTGGACGCCCACCCCGGCGCCCGCCCCCTGCCCGCCCATTCCTACAAGGCGGAACTGCGGCTCGCCGAACTGCTCGACGAGCAGGGCGCGATCAGCGCCGCCGGGATAGAGCGACTGATCGGCACGATCGGCCGGGCCATGCAGACCGCCGAGGACCAGGGCTGTCAGCAGGTGCTCTCCTTCGCCACCTCCGCGGTGCGCGAGGCGACCAACGCCGATCTGGTCCTCGGCCGGGTCAAGGCCGAGACCGGGGTCGAGCTGGAGGTCCTCACCGGTGCCGACGAGGCCCGGCTGACCTTCCTGGCCGTCCGCCGCTGGTTCGGCTGGTCCGCCGGGAAGCTGCTGGTCCTCGACATCGGCGGCGGTTCGCTGGAGATCGCCTACGGCATCGACGAGGAGCCCGACGCGGCCGTCTCGCTGCCCCTGGGCGCCGGCCGGCTGACCGCCGGAATGCTGCAGGGCGACCCGCCGGACGCCGAGGCGGTACGGGCGCTGCGCCGCCATGTCCGCGCCGAGATCGCGAGTACGGTCGGCGAGTTCAGCCGCTTCGGGCGGCCGGACCACATCGTGGCCACCTCCAAGACCTTCAAGCAGCTGGCCCGGCTCGCGGGCGCGGCCCGCGACGCCGAGGGGCTGTACGTCCAGCGTGAGCTGAGCCACAAGGCCCTGACGGACTGGGTCCCCAAGCTGGCCGCGATGACCGCGGCCCAGCGCGCCGAACTCCCCGGGGTCTCGGTGGGCCGCGCCCGCCAGCTGCTGGCCGGGGCGCTGGTCGCCGAGGGTGCCATGGACCTCTTCGGCGCCCAGGAGGTGGAGATCTGCCCGTGGGCGCTGCGGGAGGGTGTGATCCTGCGCCGGCTGGACCATCTGCCGGCCGCCCCCGCGGTGGGCCCGGCGGTCCGCTCCTAG
- a CDS encoding sugar phosphate isomerase/epimerase family protein, whose protein sequence is MLLSTASVYPESTATAFEIAARLGYDGVEVMVWTDPVSQDVEALRRLSDYHAMPVHAVHAPCLLITQRVWSTDPWIKLQRARAAAESLGASTVVVHPPFRWQRQYARDFVEGIWRMADETDVRFAVENMYPWRYRDREMLAYAPEWDVTKDDYRHFTIDLSHTATARTDTLAMADRMGDRLGHVHLADGKGSAKDEHLVPGRGDQPCAELLHRLTRGGYAGHVVIEVNTRRAMSSAEREADLAEALAFTRLHLSVAAAAAEPEPRNGRDVRDGGAADRGAHRA, encoded by the coding sequence GTGCTGCTCTCCACCGCCTCCGTCTATCCGGAGTCCACGGCCACCGCCTTCGAGATCGCCGCCCGCCTCGGCTACGACGGCGTCGAGGTGATGGTCTGGACGGATCCGGTCAGCCAGGACGTGGAGGCACTGCGCCGGCTCTCCGATTACCACGCGATGCCGGTCCACGCGGTCCACGCGCCCTGTCTGCTGATCACCCAGCGGGTCTGGTCCACCGACCCGTGGATCAAGCTCCAGCGGGCCCGGGCCGCCGCCGAGAGCCTGGGCGCCTCGACCGTCGTCGTCCATCCGCCGTTCCGCTGGCAGCGGCAGTACGCCCGGGACTTCGTCGAGGGCATCTGGCGGATGGCGGACGAGACGGACGTCCGGTTCGCGGTGGAGAACATGTACCCGTGGCGCTACCGGGATCGCGAGATGCTCGCGTACGCCCCCGAATGGGATGTCACCAAGGACGACTACCGTCACTTCACGATCGACCTCTCCCATACGGCGACCGCCCGGACCGACACCCTGGCCATGGCCGACCGCATGGGCGACCGGCTCGGCCATGTGCACCTGGCCGACGGCAAGGGATCCGCGAAGGACGAACACCTGGTGCCGGGCCGTGGCGACCAGCCCTGCGCGGAGCTGCTCCACCGGCTGACCCGCGGCGGCTACGCCGGCCATGTGGTCATCGAGGTCAACACCCGGCGGGCGATGTCGTCGGCCGAACGCGAGGCCGATCTGGCGGAGGCGCTGGCCTTCACCCGGCTCCATCTGTCCGTTGCCGCGGCGGCGGCGGAGCCCGAACCCCGAAACGGACGGGATGTACGGGACGGCGGCGCCGCGGACCGGGGAGCGCACCGCGCATGA
- a CDS encoding TetR family transcriptional regulator, with the protein MTDGTNTPEAPSRRGRGRPARTEAAAGPGARERILHAAREQFAERGYDKTTMRGIARAAGVDAALVHHYFGTKDEVFAAAVEVSFEPALALAAIFGDTPPPGGPAGAPPDLEGVGERLARFYLGVWENPASRAPLLAIVRSALTNEAAAAVFRDFVLNSLLARVAERLAVPDPRLRAELAAAQMIGVTILRYVIRAEPLASADPEEVVRLVAPALQHHLTGENPAGG; encoded by the coding sequence ATGACGGACGGCACGAACACCCCGGAAGCCCCGTCCCGCCGCGGCCGCGGGCGTCCGGCCCGTACCGAGGCCGCGGCGGGCCCCGGCGCCCGGGAGCGGATCCTGCACGCGGCCCGGGAACAGTTCGCCGAACGCGGCTACGACAAGACGACCATGCGCGGGATCGCCCGGGCGGCCGGCGTGGACGCGGCCCTGGTCCACCACTACTTCGGTACGAAGGACGAGGTCTTCGCCGCGGCCGTCGAGGTCTCCTTCGAGCCCGCGCTCGCGCTGGCGGCGATCTTCGGCGATACACCGCCCCCGGGCGGCCCGGCGGGCGCGCCCCCCGACCTCGAAGGAGTCGGCGAGCGGCTCGCCCGCTTCTACCTCGGCGTATGGGAGAACCCGGCCTCCCGCGCCCCGCTCCTCGCGATCGTCAGGTCCGCCCTCACCAACGAGGCGGCCGCGGCCGTCTTCCGGGACTTCGTCCTGAACAGCCTGCTGGCCCGGGTCGCGGAGCGGCTGGCGGTGCCCGACCCGCGGCTCCGGGCCGAGCTGGCGGCGGCGCAGATGATCGGGGTCACGATCCTGCGGTACGTGATCCGGGCCGAGCCACTGGCGTCGGCCGACCCGGAGGAGGTCGTCCGCCTGGTGGCCCCGGCCCTCCAGCACCATCTGACCGGCGAGAACCCGGCCGGTGGCTGA